Proteins from a single region of Sporosarcina sp. P33:
- a CDS encoding bifunctional homocysteine S-methyltransferase/methylenetetrahydrofolate reductase has translation MSLLEKLQTNVLTADGAMGTILYSYGIDYCYEELNIEKPEIIEKIHQDYIEAGADIIQTNTYSANAIKLARYGLENRVTDYNKAAIQIAKRAAAPGGQFVLGTIGGLRGIRKSDATLDEIKKVVLEQADALLTGDPDGLLLETYYDFEELSSVVTTLREITDVPLIAQVSMHDPGVLQNGLSLNDALHQLDSLGAEIVGVNCRLGPYHTIQAFENVTLPEKAFLSAYPNASLLDVEDGRIVYESEAEYFGRAAVLLRDQGVRLIGGCCGTTPKHIKAAKTRLEGLSPVTKKVVQPSKPIVIQEAGPVKHQPLHEKAKTERTVIVELDTPRHLETEDYIKGANLLYDAGVDAITMADNSLASPRISNMAMGSIIKMQHNVRPLVHLTCRDHNLIGLQSHLMGLDALGIHDILAVTGDPTKVGDFPGATSVYDVSSMELLQLIKKLNEGISFSGKPLRKKANFSISAAFNPNVRVVERAVQRLEKKIEAGADYFITQPVYTKEKIIEVYEATKHLDTPIFIGIMPLTNIRNAEFLHHEVPGIKLSDEVLERMRECGDDRKKATETGIEIAKELIDTAAKYFNGLYLITPFLRYDMTLELYEYIKEIDEKKERELTHAETSY, from the coding sequence ATGTCATTGCTGGAGAAACTTCAAACAAATGTCCTCACTGCAGATGGGGCTATGGGAACCATTTTATATTCTTATGGAATTGATTATTGTTATGAAGAACTGAATATAGAAAAGCCTGAAATTATAGAAAAGATTCACCAGGATTATATTGAGGCAGGAGCAGATATCATTCAAACGAATACGTACAGTGCGAACGCTATTAAGCTGGCACGTTACGGGCTGGAGAACCGCGTAACAGATTACAATAAAGCCGCCATTCAAATTGCCAAGCGCGCAGCTGCACCAGGCGGACAGTTTGTTTTAGGGACAATCGGCGGTCTGCGCGGTATTCGCAAAAGCGATGCGACGTTAGACGAAATTAAGAAAGTCGTTCTTGAACAGGCAGATGCATTATTGACCGGTGATCCGGACGGTCTGCTGTTGGAGACGTACTATGATTTCGAGGAACTGTCTTCAGTTGTAACCACGTTGCGCGAGATTACAGATGTTCCATTGATTGCCCAAGTATCCATGCATGATCCCGGCGTTTTACAAAACGGACTTTCCTTGAATGATGCACTGCATCAGCTCGATTCACTCGGCGCTGAAATCGTAGGAGTCAACTGCCGCCTCGGTCCGTATCATACAATTCAGGCATTCGAAAACGTCACCTTGCCGGAAAAAGCATTTTTATCCGCTTATCCAAACGCCAGCCTGCTGGATGTTGAAGACGGGCGAATTGTGTATGAATCAGAAGCAGAGTATTTCGGCCGCGCCGCCGTGCTGCTGCGTGACCAGGGAGTTCGGCTGATCGGCGGATGCTGCGGTACAACGCCTAAACATATTAAAGCTGCCAAAACACGATTAGAAGGGCTGTCACCTGTTACTAAAAAAGTTGTACAGCCATCAAAACCGATTGTGATTCAGGAAGCCGGCCCTGTAAAGCATCAGCCGCTCCATGAAAAGGCTAAAACAGAACGGACAGTGATTGTGGAACTGGATACACCGCGCCATCTGGAGACTGAAGATTACATTAAAGGGGCGAACCTGCTGTATGATGCAGGCGTAGATGCAATTACGATGGCGGATAATTCACTGGCTTCCCCGCGGATCAGCAATATGGCGATGGGCTCTATTATAAAAATGCAGCATAATGTCCGTCCCCTTGTACACTTAACTTGCCGTGACCATAACTTAATCGGTCTGCAGTCACATTTAATGGGACTTGATGCTCTGGGCATACACGATATCCTGGCCGTTACAGGTGACCCGACAAAAGTTGGCGACTTCCCGGGCGCAACAAGCGTCTACGATGTATCAAGCATGGAATTGCTGCAGCTGATCAAGAAACTGAATGAAGGAATTTCATTCTCCGGTAAACCATTGCGGAAAAAAGCGAATTTCTCTATTTCAGCGGCCTTCAATCCGAACGTGCGCGTCGTTGAACGGGCCGTGCAGCGGCTGGAGAAGAAGATTGAAGCCGGTGCCGACTACTTCATTACGCAGCCAGTTTACACAAAAGAGAAAATCATCGAAGTATACGAGGCAACTAAACATTTGGATACACCAATATTCATTGGAATTATGCCATTGACGAATATACGGAATGCGGAATTCCTGCATCATGAAGTACCTGGAATTAAGCTGTCTGACGAAGTATTGGAAAGAATGCGCGAGTGCGGTGATGACCGGAAAAAAGCAACTGAAACAGGCATTGAAATTGCCAAGGAACTTATTGACACTGCGGCAAAGTATTTTAACGGCCTGTACCTCATCACCCCATTCCTGCGTTACGACATGACCTTAGAGCTGTATGAATATATTAAAGAAATAGATGAGAAGAAGGAGAGGGAATTAACACATGCAGAGACATCCTATTGA
- a CDS encoding ATP-dependent Clp protease ATP-binding subunit gives MMFNRFTQRAQKVLQLAQEEAIRLKHESIGTEHILLGLIREGGGIAAKALEAINVSADTIEREVEILVGVGSKDVGPIVHYTPRAKRVIELSVDESRKLGHSYIGTEHILLALIREGEGVAARVLNNAGVSLNKARQQVLQLLGNDESSAGNPANSASAATPTLDSLARDLTEIAREGTLDPVIGRSKEITRVIEVLARRTKNNPVLIGEPGVGKTAIAEGLAQQVVNNEVPEILRDKRVMTLDMGTVVAGTKYRGEFEDRMKKVMEEIRQAGNIILFIDELHTLIGAGGAEGAIDASNILKPSLARGELQCIGATTLDEYRKYIEKDAALERRFQPIQVDEPSVEETIQIIKGLRDRYEAHHRVKITDEAVEAAAKLSDRYISDRFLPDKAIDLIDEAGSKVRLRSYTTPPNLKELEVKLEAIRSEKNAAVQSQEFEKAASYRDKEQKMKDELEKTKAAWKEKQGKTESEVTVNDIASVVAMWTGVPVDKIAETESVKLLNMEEILHERVIGQNEAVNAISKAIRRARAGLKDPKRPIGSFIFLGPTGVGKTELARALAEVMFGDEDAMIRIDMSEYMEKHATSRLVGSPPGYVGYDEGGQLTEKVRRKPYSVVLLDEIEKAHPDVFNILLQVLEDGRLTDSKGRTVDFRNTVVIMTSNVGATELKKNRYVGFNIQDGESDYDDMKEKMLAELKKAFRPEFLNRVDDMIVFHSLEKDHLREIVSLMSEDLAKRLVEQDIELVLTEAAKDKITDQGYDPEYGARPLRRALQKHVEDRLSEELLEGKVLMGEKVIIDVEDEKFIVRTEKQTVLAEK, from the coding sequence ATGATGTTTAATCGATTTACACAACGTGCACAAAAAGTTTTACAGCTTGCTCAAGAAGAGGCCATTCGTCTGAAGCACGAATCTATCGGTACTGAACACATTCTGCTGGGCTTGATTCGAGAAGGCGGAGGCATTGCAGCAAAAGCTTTAGAAGCGATTAATGTGAGTGCGGATACCATCGAACGTGAAGTGGAAATTTTGGTGGGTGTAGGCTCTAAAGATGTCGGTCCGATCGTTCATTATACACCTCGGGCCAAACGTGTCATCGAACTGTCTGTCGATGAGTCACGTAAGCTGGGCCATTCTTATATCGGCACAGAGCATATTTTACTGGCACTGATCCGTGAAGGAGAAGGCGTGGCAGCGCGCGTTCTTAATAACGCCGGAGTCAGCTTGAACAAAGCCCGCCAGCAAGTACTTCAATTGCTTGGCAATGACGAAAGCTCTGCCGGAAATCCGGCGAACTCGGCATCCGCAGCGACACCGACACTTGACAGCCTGGCGCGTGATTTAACTGAAATCGCACGTGAAGGAACACTGGATCCAGTAATTGGACGAAGCAAAGAAATTACGCGGGTGATTGAAGTGCTGGCACGCCGTACAAAGAATAATCCGGTGCTGATTGGTGAGCCGGGTGTCGGTAAAACGGCAATCGCAGAAGGCTTGGCACAGCAAGTTGTCAATAATGAAGTGCCAGAAATTCTGCGCGATAAGCGTGTAATGACACTGGATATGGGTACGGTTGTAGCGGGGACGAAATACCGCGGAGAATTTGAAGACCGTATGAAAAAAGTGATGGAAGAGATTCGTCAGGCGGGGAATATCATCTTGTTCATCGATGAACTGCACACATTAATCGGGGCTGGCGGAGCGGAAGGTGCAATTGATGCATCGAACATCTTAAAGCCATCCTTGGCTCGCGGTGAACTGCAATGTATCGGCGCTACAACGCTTGATGAGTACCGTAAATATATTGAAAAAGACGCAGCGCTTGAACGCCGTTTTCAGCCGATTCAGGTAGATGAGCCGTCTGTAGAAGAAACCATTCAGATTATCAAAGGACTTCGTGATCGTTATGAAGCGCACCATCGCGTGAAAATTACGGATGAGGCTGTCGAGGCGGCTGCGAAATTGTCCGACCGCTATATTTCAGACCGTTTCTTACCGGATAAAGCGATAGACTTAATTGATGAAGCGGGATCAAAAGTTCGCTTGCGCTCTTACACAACTCCTCCAAATCTGAAGGAGCTTGAAGTGAAGCTTGAAGCAATCCGCTCGGAGAAAAATGCAGCCGTTCAAAGTCAGGAATTCGAAAAAGCTGCTTCCTACCGGGATAAAGAGCAGAAAATGAAAGATGAACTGGAAAAAACGAAAGCGGCATGGAAAGAAAAACAAGGAAAAACAGAGTCAGAAGTAACGGTCAATGACATTGCGTCCGTGGTAGCGATGTGGACGGGAGTTCCTGTTGACAAGATTGCAGAAACAGAATCCGTTAAACTGCTGAACATGGAAGAAATACTGCATGAGCGTGTCATTGGGCAAAATGAAGCGGTCAATGCGATCTCTAAAGCGATACGCCGTGCGCGTGCCGGATTAAAAGATCCGAAACGTCCGATTGGCTCATTCATCTTCCTTGGTCCTACAGGTGTAGGTAAAACCGAGCTGGCCCGTGCATTGGCGGAAGTAATGTTTGGCGATGAAGACGCGATGATCCGTATCGACATGTCAGAGTATATGGAGAAACATGCGACATCCCGTTTAGTCGGATCACCTCCAGGCTATGTAGGCTACGATGAGGGCGGCCAGTTAACAGAGAAAGTTCGCCGTAAGCCTTACTCTGTTGTATTGCTTGATGAGATTGAAAAAGCGCATCCGGATGTATTTAATATCCTGCTGCAAGTATTGGAAGACGGACGTTTAACAGATTCAAAAGGCCGTACAGTTGATTTCCGTAACACAGTAGTTATCATGACTTCCAACGTCGGAGCAACTGAATTGAAGAAAAACCGATATGTCGGCTTTAATATCCAGGATGGCGAGTCTGATTACGACGACATGAAGGAAAAAATGCTTGCAGAATTGAAAAAAGCATTCCGTCCTGAGTTCTTGAATCGTGTGGACGATATGATTGTTTTCCATTCATTGGAGAAAGATCACTTGCGTGAAATTGTCAGCTTGATGAGTGAAGATCTTGCGAAGCGTCTTGTTGAGCAGGACATCGAGTTGGTATTAACAGAAGCTGCTAAAGATAAGATCACTGATCAAGGATATGATCCAGAGTATGGAGCCCGTCCGCTGCGCCGTGCATTACAGAAACACGTGGAAGATCGTTTATCTGAAGAATTGCTGGAAGGTAAAGTTCTGATGGGTGAAAAAGTAATTATTGACGTAGAAGATGAAAAGTTCATAGTGCGTACGGAGAAGCAGACGGTTTTGGCAGAAAAATAA
- a CDS encoding biotin transporter BioY, with the protein MTTATERRPVSKFSALTIVYSGMFAALMMIGANITSFVPFLVVGGVPITLQTFFAILSGLLLGSRLGALSMTVYMLIGLAGAPVFAKFSGGFGQILSPTFGFIVTFILIAYVAGKIVEKNHSLPAFIIAAYVATAINYILGTNWMYLAYKMWAAAPEVFTYKIAWLWMVPPLPKDLLLAALAGIFAFRISKHLKVRRTL; encoded by the coding sequence ATGACAACAGCAACAGAAAGACGTCCCGTGAGCAAATTCAGTGCACTGACGATTGTATACAGCGGGATGTTTGCAGCTTTGATGATGATTGGAGCGAACATCACTTCATTCGTACCGTTTTTGGTGGTCGGAGGCGTCCCCATCACTTTGCAGACGTTTTTTGCCATCCTGTCAGGTTTATTACTAGGCAGCCGTCTTGGCGCTCTGTCCATGACAGTGTATATGTTAATCGGGCTGGCAGGCGCACCGGTTTTCGCTAAATTTTCGGGCGGCTTTGGCCAAATTTTGAGTCCTACATTTGGTTTTATCGTAACGTTCATTTTAATAGCCTATGTAGCCGGAAAAATCGTAGAGAAAAATCATTCACTGCCTGCATTTATTATTGCAGCATACGTCGCAACAGCAATCAATTACATACTGGGCACGAACTGGATGTATTTGGCCTATAAAATGTGGGCTGCTGCGCCGGAAGTATTCACCTACAAAATAGCCTGGCTGTGGATGGTTCCGCCGTTACCGAAAGATCTTCTTCTGGCAGCGCTGGCAGGTATCTTTGCATTCAGGATTTCAAAACATTTGAAAGTGAGGCGTACATTATAA
- the bioB gene encoding biotin synthase BioB, with amino-acid sequence MDYQQLANKVLEGHVLNDEEALAILNSPDEDLLLLLHATYSLRSHYFGNKVKLNMIINTKSGLCPENCGYCAQSIVSKAPVEKYAMMKSEEILEGAERAAANKAGTYCIVASGRGPREKELDIVIDSVRQIKEKHKGMTVCACLGILKPEQAVRLKEAGVDRYNHNLNTSAEHHENITTSHTYDDRVNTVGHAKEAGISPCSGVIIGMRETKQDVISMAHSLRALDADSIPVNFLHAVDGTPLEGTSELDPRYCLKVLCLFRFINPSKEIRLSGGREVNLRSLQPLGLYAANSIFIGDYLTTAGQENDQDRKMLEDMGFEVDLEPLRQQPVTI; translated from the coding sequence ATGGATTATCAACAATTGGCTAATAAAGTTCTTGAGGGGCACGTGCTGAATGATGAGGAAGCGCTCGCAATATTAAACAGCCCTGACGAAGATCTGCTATTATTACTGCACGCGACTTACTCACTTCGATCACATTATTTTGGGAACAAAGTAAAGTTAAACATGATCATTAATACGAAATCAGGTCTTTGTCCAGAGAACTGCGGCTACTGCGCGCAGTCCATAGTTTCTAAGGCGCCGGTCGAGAAATACGCCATGATGAAATCGGAAGAAATTCTTGAAGGTGCAGAACGTGCCGCGGCCAATAAAGCGGGCACCTATTGTATCGTGGCAAGCGGGCGCGGACCGAGGGAAAAAGAACTTGATATTGTCATTGATTCCGTCAGACAGATCAAGGAAAAACACAAAGGGATGACAGTTTGTGCTTGTCTCGGTATTTTAAAACCTGAACAGGCGGTCCGTCTGAAAGAAGCGGGAGTTGACCGCTATAACCACAACTTAAACACGTCCGCGGAACATCATGAGAATATCACGACATCACATACATATGATGATCGCGTAAATACTGTCGGACATGCCAAAGAAGCAGGAATTTCTCCGTGTTCGGGCGTAATTATCGGTATGCGTGAAACAAAACAGGATGTGATATCCATGGCGCACAGCCTTCGCGCGCTCGATGCCGATTCGATACCTGTAAACTTTCTGCACGCGGTGGATGGGACACCGCTGGAAGGAACATCTGAATTGGATCCGCGCTATTGCCTGAAAGTCCTTTGCTTATTCCGCTTTATCAATCCTAGCAAAGAAATCCGCCTATCCGGCGGACGTGAAGTAAACTTGCGGAGTCTCCAGCCGCTGGGCCTCTACGCCGCCAACTCCATCTTCATCGGTGACTACCTGACAACAGCAGGCCAAGAAAACGATCAGGATCGAAAAATGCTCGAAGACATGGGCTTTGAAGTAGACTTGGAACCATTGCGGCAACAACCCGTAACTATATAA
- a CDS encoding UvrB/UvrC motif-containing protein, with product MLCENCKERPATVVFKQETPTGITERHLCDKCAFYSQTFSFSPGQEPLSIQQFLAHWLGGSELFSEQKADEKLPDGPKCPNCGLTFHRFLDVGKFGCATCYDAFRQQLPRVFAKLHNGHTQHGGKIPVSLNERFALKRKLEDIRTKMREAVEEERFEEAAALRDEANLVKQQLDDGGDDQHVI from the coding sequence ATGCTTTGTGAAAATTGTAAAGAACGGCCTGCGACTGTCGTGTTTAAGCAAGAGACGCCAACCGGCATAACAGAGCGGCATTTATGTGATAAATGCGCATTTTATTCGCAAACATTTTCTTTCAGCCCCGGCCAGGAACCTTTATCGATTCAACAGTTTTTAGCACATTGGCTTGGCGGATCAGAGCTGTTTTCAGAACAGAAGGCAGATGAAAAATTACCGGATGGCCCTAAATGTCCGAATTGCGGCCTGACCTTCCATCGTTTTCTCGATGTAGGGAAGTTCGGCTGTGCGACATGCTACGATGCTTTCCGTCAGCAGCTGCCGAGAGTGTTTGCCAAGCTGCATAATGGACATACACAACATGGAGGAAAGATCCCTGTATCGCTGAATGAGCGTTTTGCTTTAAAGAGAAAACTCGAAGATATCCGTACGAAAATGCGAGAAGCCGTGGAAGAAGAGCGTTTTGAAGAAGCGGCGGCATTGCGGGATGAGGCAAACCTGGTGAAACAGCAATTGGACGACGGGGGTGACGATCAGCATGTCATTTGA
- a CDS encoding protein arginine kinase: MSFEKFINQELTGWMVAEGEHADIVLSTRIRLARNLQDHLFPVCASQEDAAAVDEAVHQAVSKMRDQHFTGTAMVDLTPLQRQILVEKHLVSPQLIDPEKHGSVLLSEDETISIMVNEEDHIRIQCIYPGFQIDEAYELADRVDSEMEKNIDYAFDETFGYLTSCPSNTGTGMRASVMMHLPALTITKQIERIIPAISRLGMVVRGSYGEGSEALGNIYQISNQITLGKSEEEILKDLKSISARLIAHERKSRELLLAKSEVHLENRLFRSLGTLTHARILPSAEAAKCLSDVRLGIDLNIIENIDMSVLNELMIFMQPGYLQQYAGTELTSDERDILRAQLFRDRLKIERSAEPDGDQELS; the protein is encoded by the coding sequence ATGTCATTTGAGAAATTCATCAATCAGGAATTAACGGGATGGATGGTAGCCGAAGGAGAACATGCAGATATTGTTCTGTCTACGAGAATCAGGCTGGCACGCAATCTTCAGGATCATCTGTTCCCTGTCTGCGCATCACAAGAAGATGCCGCCGCAGTGGATGAAGCGGTACATCAGGCGGTCAGTAAAATGCGGGATCAGCACTTTACGGGCACAGCAATGGTGGATTTGACTCCGCTGCAGAGGCAAATACTGGTCGAGAAACACTTGGTCAGCCCGCAGTTGATTGATCCCGAAAAGCATGGTTCTGTTCTTCTTTCCGAAGATGAAACGATCAGCATAATGGTTAATGAAGAAGATCATATCCGCATTCAATGCATTTACCCGGGCTTTCAAATTGATGAGGCGTACGAACTTGCCGACCGGGTCGACAGCGAGATGGAAAAAAACATCGATTATGCATTCGATGAGACATTTGGTTATTTGACAAGCTGTCCGTCTAATACCGGAACAGGAATGCGTGCTTCGGTCATGATGCATTTGCCTGCACTGACAATCACGAAACAGATTGAGCGGATTATCCCTGCCATCTCGCGTCTTGGAATGGTTGTGCGCGGGAGTTACGGGGAAGGCAGTGAGGCTCTCGGGAATATTTATCAGATTTCCAATCAAATAACGCTTGGTAAATCCGAAGAGGAGATCCTGAAAGATTTGAAGAGCATTTCGGCGCGCCTGATTGCCCACGAGAGGAAATCGCGTGAACTATTACTCGCCAAATCAGAAGTTCACTTGGAGAACAGATTATTCCGGTCATTGGGGACGCTGACCCATGCGCGCATCCTTCCATCGGCAGAAGCGGCAAAATGTTTGTCTGACGTCCGTTTGGGTATTGATTTAAATATCATAGAAAATATAGACATGAGTGTTTTGAATGAATTGATGATTTTCATGCAGCCCGGCTATCTGCAGCAATATGCAGGTACAGAATTAACATCGGATGAACGTGATATTCTCCGCGCGCAATTATTCCGTGACCGGCTGAAGATCGAACGGTCGGCTGAACCGGACGGGGATCAAGAACTTTCGTGA
- a CDS encoding CtsR family transcriptional regulator, with amino-acid sequence MRNISDIIEGYLKSIIEKEDSASIEIKRNEIAEKFQCVPSQINYVIKTRFTVERGYAVESKRGGGGYIRIYRVQTNSRKELLEQALEVLETEASSTMAEDVIIRLIEEEVITEREAKLMLAAVGRSTLRYMLPERDALRSRILRAMLITLIYEEIE; translated from the coding sequence ATGCGGAATATTTCTGACATTATTGAAGGGTATTTGAAGTCCATTATCGAAAAGGAAGATAGTGCTTCTATAGAAATTAAACGAAATGAAATAGCTGAAAAGTTCCAATGCGTACCTTCGCAGATTAACTACGTAATCAAAACCCGCTTTACAGTCGAAAGAGGTTATGCGGTGGAATCGAAGCGCGGAGGCGGCGGCTATATCCGGATATACCGCGTACAGACTAACTCCCGTAAAGAATTGCTTGAACAGGCATTGGAAGTCCTGGAGACGGAAGCCTCCTCCACCATGGCTGAAGACGTCATCATCCGTTTAATAGAAGAAGAAGTGATTACAGAGCGTGAAGCCAAGCTGATGCTCGCAGCTGTCGGCCGTTCCACATTGCGTTATATGCTGCCTGAACGCGATGCACTGCGTTCGCGTATCCTTCGCGCTATGTTAATCACATTAATTTATGAAGAGATAGAATGA